A section of the Amycolatopsis sp. AA4 genome encodes:
- a CDS encoding helix-turn-helix domain-containing protein: MYSESPPPAALRRLVRCRWESAEPGPKRIVPDGCVDLVAGAGQVFVAGPDTTAWTSEFPPGTRLRGLRFRPGAAAALLGVGADELRDSRVPLPDLWNRRGAALADEILSGRDLAESVADVVPDPAAVDPVVERMLSRLAAEAARDAGMPGRSRGEAPAAPHPRPAPDHSLAGHPAGRSERQARRLFTLAVGYGPATYRRILRLQRAIALAPTTANLADLAVAAGYADQPHLTRECRALTGLTPGGYFGRGLTPPPNPGAAQGNAPSPR; this comes from the coding sequence GTGTACTCGGAAAGCCCGCCGCCCGCCGCGCTGCGCCGCCTCGTGCGGTGCCGCTGGGAGTCGGCCGAGCCCGGCCCGAAGCGGATCGTCCCGGACGGCTGCGTCGACCTCGTCGCGGGCGCCGGTCAGGTCTTCGTGGCCGGACCGGACACGACGGCGTGGACGTCGGAGTTCCCGCCCGGCACCCGGTTGCGCGGCCTGCGCTTCCGGCCGGGCGCGGCGGCCGCGCTGCTCGGCGTGGGCGCGGACGAACTGCGCGACAGCCGCGTCCCGCTGCCGGACCTGTGGAACCGCCGCGGCGCGGCCCTCGCCGACGAAATCCTCAGCGGCCGCGACCTCGCCGAGTCGGTGGCCGACGTCGTGCCGGACCCGGCGGCCGTGGATCCGGTGGTGGAACGGATGCTGTCGCGACTCGCCGCGGAAGCTGCCCGCGACGCCGGAATGCCGGGCCGCAGCAGAGGAGAAGCACCCGCCGCGCCGCACCCGCGACCTGCCCCGGACCACTCGCTTGCCGGGCATCCAGCAGGCCGAAGCGAACGGCAGGCGCGCCGGCTCTTCACCCTCGCCGTCGGCTACGGACCGGCCACCTACCGGCGAATCCTGCGCCTCCAGCGAGCCATCGCACTGGCGCCCACTACCGCGAACCTCGCCGACCTGGCCGTCGCCGCCGGGTACGCCGATCAGCCGCACCTCACCCGCGAATGCCGGGCCCTCACCGGCCTCACCCCGGGCGGCTACTTCGGCAGGGGACTCACTCCGCCGCCGAATCCTGGTGCCGCGCAAGGAAATGCGCCGTCTCCGCGGTAG
- a CDS encoding ABC transporter permease: MNGAIGFGPALIAVLAVLTLAGAAVVRFGQLGQGRAVLVAAVRAVAQLALVSLVITVILRSGWLTGLFVLAMFSIAAATSASRIGVPKRIGWVALALASGVLPVLALVLGSGVVPAKPISIVPVAGIVIGGSMTATSQAARRALDELKQRHGEYEAALALGFLPRHAALEICRPSAGHALIPALDQTRTVGLVTLPGAYVGVLLGGASPLQAGTTQVLVLIGLLAAEAIAVLVTVELVAAGLLRRDEPA, from the coding sequence GTGAACGGTGCGATCGGATTCGGGCCCGCGCTGATCGCCGTGCTCGCGGTGCTGACGCTCGCGGGCGCGGCCGTCGTCCGGTTCGGCCAGCTCGGGCAGGGGCGGGCGGTGCTCGTCGCCGCGGTCCGCGCCGTCGCGCAGCTCGCGCTCGTCTCCCTGGTCATCACGGTCATCCTGCGGTCGGGCTGGCTGACCGGCCTGTTCGTGCTCGCGATGTTCTCCATCGCCGCCGCGACGTCCGCCAGCCGGATCGGGGTGCCGAAGCGGATCGGGTGGGTCGCGCTGGCGCTGGCGTCCGGCGTGCTCCCGGTGCTGGCGCTCGTGCTGGGTTCCGGGGTGGTCCCGGCGAAGCCGATTTCGATCGTGCCGGTCGCGGGGATCGTGATCGGCGGTTCGATGACCGCGACCTCGCAAGCCGCCCGCCGCGCGCTCGACGAACTCAAGCAACGCCACGGCGAGTACGAAGCCGCGCTCGCGCTGGGGTTTCTGCCGAGGCACGCCGCGTTGGAGATCTGCCGTCCGTCGGCGGGGCACGCGTTGATCCCGGCGCTCGACCAGACGCGGACGGTCGGCCTGGTGACGTTGCCGGGCGCGTACGTCGGCGTCCTGCTGGGCGGGGCGAGCCCGCTTCAGGCCGGGACGACCCAGGTGCTGGTGCTGATCGGGTTGCTGGCCGCGGAGGCGATCGCGGTGCTGGTGACGGTGGAACTCGTCGCGGCGGGGTTGCTCCGCCGCGACGAGCCGGCCTAG
- a CDS encoding TerC family protein, protein MTVPLWLWFATVGGLLALIAIDLVIVDHKPHEVTTGEAARWVIFYIGCAVLFGAGIWYFAGHDPGVQFFTGYITEYSLSVDNLFIFMVIMASFKVPAIHQHRVLLVGILLALGMRSVFIAVGAALINQFVWVFFLFGAVLVWTAISMLRGHGGGEEEYHENALTRWVRKLFPVTDDYRGHKYLVKEDGKRKITPMLLVIVAIGSADLLFAVDSIPAIFGITQEAFLVFTANAFALMGLRQLYFLLGGLVTKLVYLSYGLAVILAFIGAKLVVHALHEYHLAPDWLDISNWMSLGVIVVVLTVTTVLSLAKAKRDERRAVAAE, encoded by the coding sequence ATGACTGTCCCCCTGTGGCTGTGGTTCGCGACAGTCGGCGGGCTGCTCGCGCTGATCGCGATCGACCTGGTGATCGTCGACCACAAGCCGCACGAGGTGACCACCGGCGAGGCCGCGCGCTGGGTGATTTTCTACATCGGCTGCGCCGTCCTGTTCGGAGCCGGGATCTGGTACTTCGCCGGGCACGACCCCGGGGTCCAGTTCTTCACCGGGTACATCACCGAGTACTCGCTGAGCGTCGACAACCTCTTCATCTTCATGGTCATCATGGCCTCGTTCAAGGTGCCCGCGATCCACCAGCACCGCGTGCTGCTCGTCGGCATCCTGCTCGCGCTGGGCATGCGGAGCGTGTTTATCGCGGTCGGCGCGGCGCTGATCAACCAGTTCGTGTGGGTCTTCTTCCTCTTCGGCGCGGTGCTCGTCTGGACCGCGATCAGCATGTTGCGCGGCCACGGCGGCGGCGAGGAGGAGTACCACGAGAACGCGCTCACCCGCTGGGTGCGCAAGCTCTTCCCGGTCACCGACGACTACCGCGGCCACAAGTACCTGGTGAAGGAAGACGGCAAGCGGAAGATCACCCCGATGCTGCTGGTGATCGTCGCGATCGGCTCGGCCGACCTGCTGTTCGCGGTGGACTCCATCCCGGCGATCTTCGGCATCACCCAGGAGGCGTTCCTCGTCTTCACCGCCAACGCGTTCGCGCTGATGGGCCTGCGGCAGCTGTACTTCCTGCTCGGCGGCCTGGTCACGAAGCTCGTCTACCTCAGCTACGGCCTCGCGGTGATCCTCGCCTTCATCGGCGCGAAGCTGGTGGTGCACGCGCTGCACGAGTACCACCTCGCGCCGGACTGGCTGGACATCAGCAACTGGATGTCCCTCGGCGTGATCGTCGTGGTCCTGACCGTCACCACGGTGCTGAGCCTGGCCAAGGCCAAGCGCGACGAACGGCGGGCGGTCGCGGCCGAATAG
- a CDS encoding LacI family DNA-binding transcriptional regulator, with translation MATISDVAARAGVSTATVSRTLNGKSTVDPELAARVLEAAEELGYHPNGLARNLRRQETAVLALIISDVENPFFTSIARGVEDLAQVSGYSVVLCNSDENEDKERRYLDVALQERVAGVLLSPTGPATNVTRLRRLGIPVVAVDRPLPGTDGDQVLVDTRRAARQAARHLVASGYRRVACLTGPSGVRTADDRLSGYFDAVGEENAVFRRAEYRAEGARRAAGDLLDQPEPPDALLIANSTMAIGVLEALAERRLRAGRDIGIVSFDDAPWTTLVDPPLTVVAQPAYEIGRVAAQLLLARIADSTREPVTTTLDAQLIDRQSSHR, from the coding sequence GTGGCCACGATCAGCGACGTCGCCGCCAGGGCAGGCGTCTCGACCGCCACGGTGTCGCGGACCCTGAACGGCAAGTCCACAGTGGACCCCGAGCTGGCCGCGCGGGTGCTCGAGGCCGCCGAGGAACTCGGCTACCACCCGAACGGACTGGCGAGAAACCTGCGCCGCCAGGAGACCGCGGTGCTCGCGCTGATCATCTCCGACGTCGAGAACCCGTTCTTCACCTCGATCGCGCGCGGGGTCGAGGACCTCGCGCAGGTGTCGGGGTACTCGGTGGTGCTCTGCAATTCCGACGAGAACGAGGACAAGGAACGCCGGTACCTCGACGTCGCGCTGCAGGAACGCGTCGCGGGCGTGCTGCTCTCCCCCACCGGCCCGGCCACGAACGTCACCCGGCTGCGCCGGCTCGGCATCCCGGTGGTCGCGGTCGACCGGCCGCTGCCGGGCACCGACGGCGACCAGGTGCTGGTCGACACCCGCCGCGCCGCCCGGCAGGCGGCCCGGCATCTCGTCGCGAGCGGCTACCGGCGGGTGGCCTGCCTGACCGGCCCGTCCGGCGTCCGCACCGCCGACGACCGGCTGTCCGGCTACTTCGACGCGGTCGGCGAAGAGAACGCGGTCTTCCGCCGGGCCGAATACCGTGCGGAAGGCGCCCGCCGCGCCGCCGGGGACCTGCTGGACCAGCCGGAGCCGCCGGACGCGCTGCTCATCGCCAACAGCACGATGGCGATCGGGGTGCTGGAGGCGCTCGCGGAGCGTCGCCTGCGCGCCGGACGCGACATCGGCATCGTCTCGTTCGACGACGCCCCGTGGACGACCTTGGTCGACCCGCCGCTGACCGTCGTGGCGCAGCCCGCCTACGAGATCGGCCGGGTCGCCGCGCAGTTGCTGCTGGCCCGCATCGCCGACAGCACCCGCGAACCGGTCACCACGACCTTGGACGCGCAGCTGATCGACCGGCAAAGCTCGCATCGCTGA
- a CDS encoding FGGY-family carbohydrate kinase, whose product MRPGPLLGIDIGTSSAKGVLVGADGTVLARAARPHSTSRPRPGWFEHDAETVWWAAFAELVRELLAEGHEPAGLAVSGIGPVLLPADGDGRPLRPAILYGVDTRAGAEIAELTAELGEESIVERCGSALSSQAVGPKWRWLYRHEPEVAARARQFLMASSYLVRRLTGEYVLDHHSASQCDPMYDLRAGGWAEDWAALVAPGIDLPRLAWPTEVVGTVTARAAAETGLPAGLPVTCGTIDAWAEAASAGVRDRGDTMVMYGTTMFLVQSVAEARPVPGLWATRGVRPGSYSLAAGMATSGAITDWLRELFDGDFAELVASAGQVPAGSRGLLMLPYFAGERTPVPDPLARGMIAGLTTSHGRAELYRAALEGTAYGVRHNLAAMGAPARRLVAVGGGTQGRVWTGIVSDVTRTPQHLPTETVGACFGDAYLAAVAVGLEPDIEAWNPVAEVIEPDPARADRYDEFYAHYRALYPATAETAHFLARHQDSAAE is encoded by the coding sequence ATGCGACCGGGCCCGTTGCTCGGCATCGACATCGGCACGTCCAGCGCGAAAGGCGTCCTCGTGGGTGCGGACGGCACTGTACTGGCGCGCGCCGCCCGCCCGCACAGCACCTCCCGGCCGCGCCCCGGCTGGTTCGAGCACGACGCCGAAACGGTGTGGTGGGCCGCGTTCGCGGAGCTGGTGCGCGAATTGCTGGCCGAGGGGCACGAACCGGCCGGGCTGGCGGTGAGCGGCATCGGCCCGGTGCTGCTGCCCGCCGACGGCGACGGCCGCCCGCTGCGCCCGGCGATCCTCTACGGGGTCGACACGCGGGCCGGCGCGGAAATCGCCGAGCTGACCGCCGAACTCGGCGAAGAGTCCATTGTGGAGCGCTGCGGGAGCGCCCTGTCGAGCCAGGCGGTCGGGCCGAAATGGCGGTGGCTGTACCGGCACGAGCCGGAGGTCGCCGCGCGGGCGAGGCAGTTCTTGATGGCGAGTTCGTACCTCGTGCGGCGGCTGACCGGCGAGTACGTGCTCGACCACCATTCGGCCAGCCAGTGCGACCCGATGTACGACCTGCGCGCGGGCGGGTGGGCGGAGGACTGGGCCGCGCTCGTCGCGCCCGGGATCGACCTGCCGCGGCTCGCCTGGCCGACCGAGGTCGTCGGCACGGTCACCGCGCGGGCGGCCGCCGAGACCGGGCTGCCGGCCGGATTGCCGGTCACCTGCGGCACGATCGACGCGTGGGCCGAGGCGGCCAGCGCGGGCGTGCGCGACCGCGGCGACACGATGGTCATGTACGGCACCACGATGTTCCTCGTCCAGTCTGTCGCCGAGGCCCGGCCGGTGCCCGGGCTGTGGGCGACGCGCGGGGTGCGCCCGGGCAGCTACTCGCTCGCCGCGGGAATGGCGACGTCCGGCGCGATCACCGACTGGCTGCGGGAACTGTTCGACGGCGACTTCGCCGAACTGGTCGCTTCGGCCGGTCAGGTTCCGGCCGGAAGCCGCGGCCTGCTGATGCTGCCGTACTTCGCGGGCGAGCGGACGCCGGTGCCGGATCCGCTGGCACGCGGGATGATCGCCGGGCTGACCACTTCGCACGGCCGGGCGGAGCTGTACCGCGCGGCGTTGGAAGGGACGGCGTACGGGGTGCGGCACAACCTTGCCGCGATGGGCGCCCCCGCGCGCCGGCTGGTCGCGGTCGGCGGCGGCACGCAGGGGCGGGTGTGGACGGGGATCGTCAGCGACGTGACCCGGACGCCGCAGCATCTTCCGACGGAAACTGTCGGGGCGTGTTTCGGGGACGCGTACCTGGCCGCGGTGGCGGTCGGGCTGGAGCCGGACATCGAGGCGTGGAACCCGGTCGCCGAGGTGATCGAGCCGGATCCGGCCCGGGCGGACCGGTACGACGAGTTCTACGCGCACTATCGCGCGTTGTATCCGGCTACCGCGGAGACGGCGCATTTCCTTGCGCGGCACCAGGATTCGGCGGCGGAGTGA
- a CDS encoding MmpS family transport accessory protein, whose translation MGVPGATRPTAARGESGRLRPLGSAVAGVVAVAVTVAWYVMPKATPDRPAPAAAVPSGPSVTVEPVTVHEVTRTVVYELTGGDVAHNLTYVATGGDLEQQAEVRLPWSVTVQRKAPAEQPVFSSLVAQSTGALLCRIRVDGHVVAEKSVAGEGRQLSCSA comes from the coding sequence ATGGGTGTTCCTGGCGCGACCCGGCCCACGGCGGCCCGGGGGGAATCGGGCAGGCTGCGGCCGCTCGGAAGCGCGGTGGCCGGCGTCGTCGCCGTCGCGGTCACCGTCGCGTGGTACGTCATGCCGAAAGCGACCCCGGACCGGCCCGCCCCGGCCGCGGCGGTGCCCTCCGGGCCGTCGGTGACCGTCGAACCGGTGACCGTGCACGAGGTGACCCGCACGGTCGTCTACGAGCTGACCGGCGGCGACGTCGCGCACAACCTCACCTACGTCGCGACCGGCGGCGACCTCGAACAGCAGGCCGAGGTGCGGCTGCCCTGGTCGGTGACGGTGCAGCGGAAGGCCCCCGCCGAACAGCCGGTGTTCAGCAGCCTGGTCGCGCAGAGCACCGGCGCGCTGCTGTGCCGGATCCGGGTCGACGGGCACGTGGTCGCCGAGAAGTCGGTGGCGGGGGAGGGACGGCAGCTCAGCTGCAGCGCCTGA
- a CDS encoding histidine phosphatase family protein, with protein sequence MSTPEQEVEYRQHRFSPPAGATEIFLVRHGESMPQRLSEPFDLVDGQADPDLAPEGRDHAVRVGERLASERIDALYVTTLRRTAQTAAPLAEKLGLTPSVEPDLREIHLGEWENGLFRKHTAEGHPLARKLWEEQRWDVLPGAESDEAFGLRIRSALTRIAAAHPDQRVAVFTHGGVIGEAFAQASRALERFAFLGADNGSISHLVVHGDNWLIRGFNDRSHLAAPLG encoded by the coding sequence ATGAGCACGCCCGAACAGGAAGTCGAGTACCGCCAGCACCGCTTCAGCCCGCCCGCGGGCGCCACCGAGATTTTCCTGGTGCGCCACGGGGAATCGATGCCGCAACGGCTCAGCGAGCCGTTCGACCTCGTCGACGGACAGGCCGACCCGGACCTCGCGCCGGAAGGCCGCGACCACGCCGTGCGCGTCGGCGAACGGCTGGCGTCCGAACGCATCGACGCGCTGTACGTGACCACGTTGCGGCGCACCGCGCAGACCGCGGCGCCACTGGCGGAAAAGCTCGGCCTCACCCCGTCCGTCGAGCCGGACCTGCGCGAAATCCACCTCGGCGAATGGGAAAACGGGCTGTTCCGCAAGCACACCGCGGAGGGGCATCCGCTGGCGCGGAAGCTGTGGGAAGAGCAGCGGTGGGACGTCCTGCCCGGCGCGGAGTCCGACGAAGCGTTCGGCCTGCGGATCCGGTCCGCCCTCACCCGCATCGCCGCGGCGCACCCGGATCAGCGCGTCGCGGTGTTCACCCACGGCGGCGTGATCGGCGAGGCGTTCGCGCAGGCGAGCCGCGCGCTGGAGCGGTTCGCCTTCCTGGGCGCGGACAACGGATCGATCTCGCACCTCGTCGTGCACGGCGACAACTGGCTGATCCGCGGCTTCAACGACCGCTCTCACCTGGCTGCGCCGCTCGGCTAG
- a CDS encoding RES family NAD+ phosphorylase — translation MARLPSPPARSALVKGLDRSHDVVSVQPETRLVRIFTAHGNHPQQWNTFRYTGPLPHGRFDQQTPGRGGGPVTDPGNGVLYFGLTVRTSVAEVFQTTSTVDRTTRGPRLVVVRPTRVLRLLDLTGLWPTRVGASQEISSGPKKITQAWARAIRGAMPDLDGLWYRSSMDAGKPSVCLWDPPAGAALPIAPDVLLPLDHPGLDVPLGRVCEELNYTLLS, via the coding sequence ATGGCCCGGCTCCCCTCGCCTCCGGCGCGGTCTGCTCTGGTCAAGGGGCTGGACCGCAGCCACGACGTGGTTTCGGTGCAGCCCGAGACCCGGCTGGTCCGCATCTTCACCGCGCACGGCAACCATCCGCAGCAGTGGAACACCTTCCGCTACACCGGCCCGCTCCCGCACGGCCGGTTCGACCAGCAGACGCCCGGCCGCGGCGGCGGTCCGGTCACCGACCCGGGCAACGGCGTGCTGTATTTCGGCCTGACCGTGCGCACGAGCGTCGCCGAGGTGTTCCAGACGACCTCGACGGTGGACCGCACGACGCGCGGCCCTCGCCTGGTCGTGGTGCGCCCGACGCGGGTGCTGCGGCTGCTCGACCTCACCGGGCTGTGGCCGACCCGGGTCGGCGCTTCGCAGGAGATCTCCAGCGGCCCGAAAAAGATCACCCAGGCGTGGGCGCGGGCGATCCGCGGCGCGATGCCGGACCTCGACGGGCTTTGGTACCGCTCGTCGATGGACGCGGGCAAGCCCTCGGTGTGCCTGTGGGACCCGCCCGCGGGCGCGGCGTTGCCGATCGCCCCGGACGTCCTGCTTCCGCTGGACCATCCGGGGCTCGACGTGCCGCTCGGCCGGGTGTGCGAGGAGCTGAACTACACGCTGCTCAGCTGA
- a CDS encoding S9 family peptidase: MRPADIEVLAVPGRPALRGDLLLAAVSSPDLETDQYRSAIRRISLSGGETPWTQGPRDSAPAISPDGRWVAFLRAGDGKGAEGSPQVHVMPVDGGESRKLTSLHLGADAPVWAPDSRWLAFTAREAEPGRYGTEDADERTPEPAAEAPRLITRLDYRLDNIGFLRDRPKRLFVLDTFEEGEPEAVTPRDYSVSQPVWTPDGERVVVVVPHDFDRTETREHDLVAFPVDGGEPEVLTACPGYADQPVYAADGTLYFFGTSHEDGVVVASNTGLYAVVSNGKPRRLTDVETVDIEIGSGPAVPRGDEVLVAVRNRGAVELRAIPTDADGAKLDDLRVLHAGPSAVHGFAADGDTVVAVVAGLDTAGELAVLGADGPRVLTDYSKPLRDKGLCEVVELETTAPDGYPVHGWLVLPEGEGPHPVLRVVHGGPFTQQEWTVFDEAQVYASAGFAVVLGNPRGSAGYGQSHGTSVVHNMGTVDVDDVLALLDKALERPDLDASRTGIMGGSYGGFMTSWVAAKHPDRFRAAWSERAVNAWDSFAGSSDIGYYFTEGYVGADSDEQRRRSPLTYAADVRIPFAVVHSEQDWRCPLEQAQRQFVALRQAGAETEFLLFPGEGHELTRSGRPRHRVQRFEAVLAWWGRHLS, translated from the coding sequence ATGCGTCCTGCCGACATCGAAGTCCTCGCCGTCCCCGGCCGTCCCGCGCTGCGCGGTGACCTCCTGCTCGCCGCGGTGAGCAGTCCCGACCTGGAAACCGACCAGTACCGCAGCGCGATCCGGCGGATCTCGCTCTCCGGCGGCGAAACGCCGTGGACACAAGGTCCGCGCGACTCGGCGCCGGCGATCTCCCCGGACGGCCGGTGGGTCGCGTTCCTGCGCGCCGGCGACGGCAAGGGCGCCGAGGGCAGCCCGCAGGTGCACGTGATGCCGGTGGACGGCGGCGAATCGCGGAAGCTCACGTCGCTGCACCTCGGCGCGGACGCGCCGGTGTGGGCCCCGGATTCGCGCTGGCTCGCGTTCACCGCGCGCGAAGCCGAGCCGGGCCGCTACGGCACCGAGGACGCCGACGAGCGCACGCCGGAGCCCGCCGCCGAAGCGCCGCGGCTGATCACCCGGCTCGACTACCGCCTCGACAACATCGGCTTCCTGCGCGACCGGCCGAAGCGGCTGTTCGTGCTCGACACCTTCGAAGAGGGCGAGCCGGAAGCGGTGACGCCGCGCGATTACAGCGTCAGCCAGCCGGTGTGGACGCCGGACGGCGAGCGCGTCGTCGTGGTCGTGCCGCACGACTTCGACCGGACGGAAACGCGCGAGCACGACCTCGTCGCGTTCCCGGTCGACGGCGGCGAACCCGAGGTGCTGACTGCCTGCCCCGGGTACGCCGATCAGCCGGTGTACGCGGCGGACGGCACGCTCTACTTCTTCGGCACGTCCCATGAGGACGGTGTCGTGGTCGCTTCCAACACCGGTCTGTACGCGGTCGTGTCGAACGGGAAACCGCGGCGGCTGACCGATGTGGAGACCGTGGACATCGAGATCGGCTCCGGACCGGCGGTTCCGCGCGGCGACGAGGTGCTGGTCGCGGTGCGCAACCGGGGCGCGGTGGAACTGCGCGCGATCCCGACGGACGCCGACGGCGCGAAGCTCGACGACTTGCGCGTGCTGCACGCCGGACCCTCGGCGGTCCACGGATTCGCGGCGGACGGCGACACTGTCGTCGCGGTCGTGGCCGGTTTGGACACTGCGGGCGAGCTGGCGGTGCTGGGCGCGGACGGTCCGCGAGTGCTCACCGATTACTCGAAGCCGTTGCGGGACAAGGGTCTTTGCGAGGTCGTGGAACTCGAAACGACCGCGCCGGACGGCTACCCGGTGCACGGCTGGCTCGTCCTGCCCGAGGGCGAAGGACCGCACCCGGTGCTGCGCGTGGTCCACGGCGGACCGTTCACCCAGCAGGAGTGGACGGTGTTCGACGAGGCGCAGGTGTACGCGTCGGCCGGGTTCGCGGTCGTGCTCGGCAATCCGCGCGGTTCGGCCGGATACGGGCAGTCGCACGGTACTTCGGTCGTGCACAACATGGGCACCGTCGACGTCGACGACGTGCTCGCGCTGCTCGACAAGGCGCTGGAGCGGCCGGACCTCGACGCGTCGCGGACCGGCATCATGGGCGGTTCCTACGGCGGGTTCATGACGAGCTGGGTCGCCGCGAAGCATCCGGACCGGTTCCGCGCGGCGTGGAGTGAGCGCGCGGTGAACGCGTGGGATTCCTTCGCGGGCAGCTCCGACATCGGCTACTACTTCACCGAGGGCTACGTCGGTGCGGACTCCGACGAACAGCGCCGCCGCAGCCCGCTGACCTACGCCGCGGACGTGCGGATCCCGTTCGCCGTCGTGCATTCCGAGCAGGACTGGCGGTGCCCGCTGGAGCAGGCGCAGCGGCAGTTCGTGGCGCTGCGCCAGGCCGGGGCGGAGACGGAGTTCCTGCTGTTCCCGGGCGAGGGGCACGAGCTGACGCGCTCGGGCAGGCCGCGGCACCGGGTGCAGCGGTTCGAGGCGGTGCTGGCCTGGTGGGGCAGGCACCTCAGCTGA
- a CDS encoding NUDIX domain-containing protein yields MSPIDALAWVHVRDRRLLSVRTTGKEKFYLPGGKREPGEGDVEGLCREIREELGVALDPLSFRFFALLDEQADGFADGRRVRMTCYTADHTGEPEPSAEIAEAAWLRAADAASCPPAGQRVLRMLSEAGLVD; encoded by the coding sequence ATGAGCCCGATCGATGCCTTGGCCTGGGTCCACGTGCGGGACCGGCGGCTGTTGTCCGTGCGCACCACGGGCAAAGAAAAGTTCTATCTCCCCGGCGGCAAGCGCGAACCCGGCGAGGGCGACGTCGAGGGACTGTGCCGGGAGATCCGCGAGGAACTGGGCGTCGCGCTCGACCCGCTGAGCTTCCGGTTCTTCGCGCTGCTCGACGAGCAGGCCGACGGATTCGCCGACGGGCGCCGCGTCCGGATGACCTGCTACACCGCCGACCACACCGGCGAACCGGAGCCGTCGGCCGAGATCGCCGAGGCCGCGTGGCTGCGCGCCGCGGACGCCGCCTCCTGTCCGCCCGCCGGGCAGCGCGTGCTGCGGATGCTGTCCGAGGCCGGGCTCGTCGACTGA